The following are encoded together in the Corynebacterium jeikeium genome:
- a CDS encoding FtsK/SpoIIIE domain-containing protein, whose product MQTQAPPTLPKDKQPFIRLLMPAVMLIAVVGMVAAMVLSGSGRNPISFIFPLMMLGSMAMMFQPGANVDETRRSFHRHIDALKDSVQRSHDEQLQGMLAAHPHPQALWTHVHTGTDVTAEPGVVRIGTAVQTPDDPLEVPVNAPPEDLEPVSAMSLREVALRYATIEAPVSVELASFHCIVLLGDGAAGLARAMQAQLAMQDPDIIGITGPFEEWLPHDGPRKVHFCTGQSPVVAGAVVTDPSDEWVENAKGHGLLLQVDDAAGGCLLSAWTVDGWVPFGVADQLSAVELAQICRARSTVKSSTSLLELPGGDLRAPIGFSGAPVYLDIKESALGGIGPHGLCVGATGSGKSELLKSVVISFAHQHSPEELNFVLVDFKGGASFLGMDRLPHTSALITNLAEEAGLVDRMQDSLLGEMHRRQEKLRAAGLTTAAEYNRAYPGQMPALFIVVDEFSELLHARPEFAEVFAAIGRLGRSLRMHLLLATQRLEEGRLRGLESHLSYRIALRTFSASESRALIGTTEAYELPATPGAAILSAGDKVRFHSAYVSGPELPRDQRLVRVLGSTVEAETTTMQMVIDRLEGPNQNPVWLPPLPEDLPASEVMEPRAPGVARIGLEDLPFEGLQVPMDVDLRRKHWAIVGQPRTGKTTAVRSLVLGWVLSSPGWPVYIFDPGGGLRDLARLPQVAAVVGPDGLARLFDEMEQTEGQRLLIIDGLDQVGTASGGAGEEEQRLIRLATTGLERGLHVVVTALRWNFRPSLRDVLTGQVELRMTPLDAHFRDAQKSLPDVPGRGVSPRGKHVQFANSTAQDVEHVRMESARRGEPEVAMRVLPERIGWQELGDPQAFAIGGPRLDPVRWDRGTFPHLVAIGQAGSGVTTALRAVMQSVADTRSHTGEPPEFLVTDTRRGLLGVADYRVPEDFRADLAEWVAMLRERIPGSDVTPQQLRERSWWSGPELFVVVDDADADPGLDQLLPLLPYAADIGLHLVLGRRSGQFARAAYQPLTQAMRDQSAWLLFSAPREDGPIAGVRLVRRPQGRAAYVHKETWTVHVAEAAEQN is encoded by the coding sequence ATGCAAACACAGGCGCCGCCGACGCTGCCGAAAGACAAACAACCGTTCATCAGGCTGCTGATGCCCGCCGTGATGCTGATCGCGGTGGTGGGCATGGTCGCCGCCATGGTGCTTTCCGGATCGGGGCGCAACCCGATCAGCTTCATCTTTCCGCTGATGATGCTGGGCAGTATGGCGATGATGTTCCAACCGGGGGCGAATGTGGACGAGACACGGCGCTCGTTCCACCGGCATATCGACGCGCTGAAAGATAGCGTGCAGCGCAGCCACGACGAGCAGCTGCAGGGCATGCTGGCGGCCCACCCGCACCCGCAAGCGTTGTGGACGCATGTGCACACCGGCACCGACGTGACCGCCGAGCCGGGCGTGGTGCGCATCGGCACCGCAGTGCAGACCCCGGACGATCCGCTGGAAGTGCCGGTGAACGCCCCGCCGGAGGACCTGGAGCCGGTCAGCGCCATGAGCCTGCGGGAGGTTGCGCTGCGCTACGCCACCATCGAAGCCCCAGTGTCCGTGGAGCTGGCCAGCTTCCACTGCATCGTGCTGCTCGGCGACGGGGCTGCTGGCCTGGCACGTGCCATGCAGGCGCAACTGGCGATGCAGGACCCGGACATCATCGGGATCACCGGGCCTTTCGAGGAGTGGTTGCCGCACGACGGGCCGCGCAAGGTGCACTTCTGCACGGGACAAAGCCCCGTGGTCGCCGGCGCAGTGGTTACTGACCCGAGCGACGAGTGGGTGGAAAATGCCAAAGGGCATGGCCTGTTGCTGCAGGTGGACGATGCCGCCGGCGGGTGCCTGCTGAGCGCCTGGACCGTCGACGGCTGGGTGCCCTTCGGAGTGGCCGACCAGCTCAGCGCGGTGGAGCTGGCGCAGATTTGCCGCGCCAGGTCCACCGTGAAATCCAGCACGTCACTGCTGGAATTACCGGGCGGGGACCTGCGTGCGCCCATCGGCTTTTCTGGCGCGCCGGTCTACCTGGACATCAAGGAATCCGCCCTGGGAGGCATCGGCCCGCATGGTTTGTGTGTGGGCGCGACAGGTAGCGGGAAGTCGGAACTGTTGAAAAGCGTGGTGATCAGCTTCGCCCACCAGCACAGCCCGGAGGAGCTGAACTTCGTGCTCGTGGACTTCAAGGGCGGCGCCAGCTTCCTGGGTATGGATCGGCTGCCCCACACGTCTGCGCTGATCACCAACCTGGCTGAGGAGGCGGGGCTGGTCGACCGAATGCAGGATAGTTTGTTGGGGGAGATGCATCGGCGTCAAGAAAAACTCCGCGCCGCAGGCCTGACCACGGCGGCCGAATACAACCGCGCCTACCCGGGCCAGATGCCTGCGCTGTTTATCGTGGTGGACGAGTTCTCCGAGCTGTTGCACGCCCGGCCCGAGTTCGCCGAGGTTTTCGCCGCGATCGGGCGGCTGGGGCGCAGCCTGCGAATGCACCTGCTGCTGGCCACGCAGCGCCTGGAGGAGGGGCGCCTGCGCGGCTTGGAATCCCACCTGAGCTACCGCATTGCCCTGCGCACGTTCTCTGCTTCCGAATCCCGCGCGCTGATCGGCACCACCGAGGCCTACGAGCTGCCCGCCACCCCGGGTGCGGCGATCCTTTCCGCCGGGGACAAGGTGCGCTTCCACTCGGCTTATGTCTCCGGCCCGGAACTGCCCCGCGACCAGCGACTGGTGCGGGTGCTGGGCTCCACCGTGGAGGCGGAGACCACCACCATGCAGATGGTGATCGACCGGCTAGAAGGGCCGAACCAGAACCCGGTGTGGCTGCCGCCGCTGCCGGAAGACCTGCCCGCCAGTGAGGTCATGGAGCCCCGCGCGCCGGGCGTGGCCCGCATCGGACTGGAGGATCTGCCCTTCGAGGGGCTGCAGGTGCCGATGGATGTGGACCTGCGCCGTAAGCATTGGGCGATCGTCGGCCAGCCGCGCACAGGCAAGACCACGGCGGTGCGCAGCCTGGTGCTGGGGTGGGTTCTCAGCTCACCGGGCTGGCCTGTGTACATCTTCGACCCGGGCGGTGGCCTGCGGGATCTCGCGCGTTTGCCGCAGGTGGCGGCGGTGGTGGGACCCGATGGGCTAGCTCGCCTGTTCGACGAGATGGAGCAGACGGAAGGCCAGCGCCTGCTGATCATCGACGGGCTGGACCAGGTGGGGACGGCCAGCGGTGGGGCGGGCGAGGAAGAACAGCGCCTCATCCGCCTGGCCACCACCGGCCTGGAGCGCGGCCTGCACGTGGTGGTCACAGCACTGCGGTGGAACTTCCGCCCCTCGCTGCGGGACGTGCTGACCGGCCAGGTCGAACTGCGGATGACCCCGTTGGATGCGCACTTCCGCGATGCGCAGAAATCCCTGCCCGATGTGCCTGGCCGGGGTGTCTCGCCCCGCGGAAAGCACGTGCAGTTCGCCAACTCCACCGCGCAGGATGTCGAACATGTGCGGATGGAAAGCGCCCGCCGCGGCGAGCCGGAGGTGGCTATGCGGGTGCTGCCGGAGCGCATCGGTTGGCAGGAGTTGGGCGACCCGCAGGCCTTCGCCATTGGCGGCCCGCGCTTGGATCCGGTCCGCTGGGATCGGGGGACATTCCCGCACCTGGTGGCCATTGGTCAAGCGGGCAGTGGCGTGACGACTGCCCTGCGCGCGGTGATGCAGTCCGTTGCCGATACTCGCAGCCACACCGGCGAGCCGCCGGAGTTCCTGGTCACGGACACACGTCGCGGGTTGTTGGGGGTTGCGGATTATCGTGTGCCGGAGGATTTCCGCGCGGACCTTGCCGAGTGGGTTGCCATGCTGCGGGAGCGAATTCCGGGTAGTGACGTGACCCCGCAGCAGCTGCGGGAACGCTCCTGGTGGTCCGGGCCGGAGCTATTCGTGGTGGTCGACGATGCGGATGCCGATCCCGGCCTCGACCAGCTGCTTCCCCTGTTGCCGTACGCCGCAGACATCGGTTTGCACCTGGTGCTTGGCCGCCGTTCGGGGCAGTTCGCCCGCGCTGCCTACCAGCCGCTGACACAGGCTATGCGCGACCAGAGCGCGTGGTTGCTGTTCTCTGCGCCGCGCGAGGACGGGCCGATCGCGGGGGTTCGTTTAGTACGACGCCCACAGGGGCGCGCCGCCTATGTGCACAAAGAAACCTGGACGGTGCACGTGGCCGAGGCGGCGGAACAGAACTGA
- a CDS encoding EsaB/YukD family protein — translation MLALSISVPAKGTTINAAIADHVPVAELIPHLVDAEPGEHWTLHRAVGQVQPQHTLAEAGVRPGESLTLQIATVPAPPAEAVEELSGPIPASPAAWIAAAIVALFSLQAAPAWHPLDNQLVGAGGVLNLNHSADTATIVATAVASLAAAAASLHHRNFTYLAAILGFGLGLHVNVLCACFVAALMVWRSGPARIVTATWVAFAAVNFWPGVTLLLAMFALAYSGQIAIGLAGIKLPKVPATGVFTQPTTTPAGQVVEVHSALVVAIVAVLGACVYQLAPWGEPLSLWRAALLVLVAVLGVSARSTRPVHSVALAVLSATTILWLALHEPWGAACLVLVGLPAVRVQSPMLGRVIDMVEAVAFCLAIPLALQTTGIFEAIRGIG, via the coding sequence GTGCTAGCTCTCAGCATTTCCGTGCCCGCGAAGGGCACCACTATCAACGCTGCAATCGCCGACCATGTGCCCGTCGCGGAGCTCATACCGCACCTCGTGGACGCGGAGCCGGGGGAACACTGGACCCTCCACCGGGCGGTCGGTCAGGTCCAGCCCCAACACACCCTGGCGGAGGCAGGGGTGCGCCCCGGCGAGTCGCTGACCTTGCAGATCGCCACCGTTCCCGCCCCGCCGGCCGAGGCTGTCGAGGAGCTCTCCGGCCCTATCCCCGCCAGCCCTGCTGCCTGGATCGCCGCAGCCATCGTTGCGCTGTTCAGCCTGCAGGCCGCTCCCGCGTGGCACCCTTTGGATAATCAGCTGGTTGGAGCTGGGGGCGTCCTTAACCTCAACCATTCGGCAGACACCGCAACGATCGTGGCAACGGCGGTAGCATCCCTGGCTGCGGCGGCAGCTTCGCTGCATCACCGCAACTTCACCTACCTAGCCGCGATCCTCGGTTTCGGGCTGGGGCTGCACGTGAATGTGCTGTGCGCGTGCTTTGTGGCGGCGCTCATGGTGTGGCGCAGCGGCCCGGCGCGGATTGTTACGGCCACGTGGGTGGCGTTCGCGGCGGTGAATTTCTGGCCGGGGGTTACGCTGCTGCTGGCGATGTTCGCACTGGCCTATTCGGGGCAGATTGCGATCGGGCTGGCGGGCATTAAGTTGCCGAAGGTGCCCGCGACTGGTGTGTTTACTCAGCCGACGACTACCCCCGCGGGCCAGGTGGTGGAGGTGCACTCTGCCCTGGTTGTGGCAATCGTGGCGGTGCTGGGTGCGTGCGTGTACCAGCTGGCGCCGTGGGGTGAGCCGCTGAGTCTGTGGCGAGCGGCGCTGCTGGTGTTGGTGGCCGTGCTGGGCGTGAGCGCGCGCAGCACCCGGCCGGTTCATTCGGTGGCGCTGGCGGTGTTGTCCGCCACAACGATTCTGTGGCTGGCGTTGCACGAACCCTGGGGTGCGGCGTGCCTGGTGCTGGTTGGCCTGCCGGCGGTGCGCGTGCAGTCGCCGATGTTGGGGCGGGTGATCGACATGGTGGAGGCCGTCGCGTTCTGTCTGGCCATCCCCCTGGCGCTGCAGACCACGGGGATCTTCGAGGCGATTCGGGGCATCGGCTGA